A single Coriobacteriia bacterium DNA region contains:
- the rpsG gene encoding 30S ribosomal protein S7 yields MPRRAAAQRRETLPDPVYNNRLVTQLINKVLLDGKRSLSERIVYDAFDIIERKTGNDPLATFKKAMDNVRPTLEVRPKRVGGATYQVPVEVNSRRATTLAIRWIVGFSRKRREKTMSERLAGEIIDAVAGQGASVKRREDLYKMAESNRAFSHYRW; encoded by the coding sequence ATGCCAAGGCGTGCAGCGGCACAGCGCAGGGAGACCCTGCCCGACCCGGTCTACAACAACCGGCTCGTCACCCAGCTCATAAACAAGGTGCTCCTCGACGGGAAGCGCTCCTTGTCCGAGCGCATCGTCTACGACGCCTTCGACATCATCGAGCGCAAGACGGGCAACGACCCGCTCGCGACGTTCAAGAAGGCGATGGACAACGTCCGCCCCACGCTGGAGGTGCGTCCGAAGCGTGTCGGCGGTGCGACGTATCAGGTCCCCGTCGAGGTGAACAGCCGCCGCGCGACCACCCTGGCGATCCGCTGGATCGTGGGCTTCTCGCGGAAGCGCCGTGAGAAGACCATGTCCGAGCGGCTGGCCGGCGAGATCATAGACGCCGTGGCAGGACAGGGCGCGTCCGTGAAGCGCCGCGAGGACCTGTACAAGATGGCCGAGTCCAACCGGGCGTTCAGCCACTACCGCTGGTAG